In the Malaclemys terrapin pileata isolate rMalTer1 chromosome 12, rMalTer1.hap1, whole genome shotgun sequence genome, one interval contains:
- the ZNF831 gene encoding zinc finger protein 831 — translation MEAQRQPHSTVALADQPVEVSSLQAAQGSSSIGQSPVIFQQEQALPQTIYLKALTIPVYHPIQSGCYQSNNQLAAGGSSINLDSSNMPLILNPLLHSERIDQPQSVAQKQAGQTLTLNLVSSPVLPSSSCPNAPVGSPGKSKNAGKYICKHCGRDCLKPSVLEKHIRSHTGERPFPCTTCGIAFKTQSNLYKHRRTQTHVNNTKLPSGSDNSGILEENEKATDSIMSHQGAKRDNNVCEKQGAGIKQIISETSTTVDTKKFPSIISLPTLNALSLTSESQKITIDDSYWPEASQGASEREQMQDPPNLSSPVVLPDSLHQRKKIQEQRFSTANKHIQLQRQQATYSDKQWDCKLSDYKLKKCESTDSGYLSRSDSTEQQMLTSSPLHSLCEQSTELENETAFGGLRCTAGSSAKLDSAEKATALMLEKKKLEEHISKLISHNKAVVDDTQLDNVRPRKTVLSKQGSIDLPMPYTYKDSFHFDIRSLDVNRKKNLSLCSAKSTFTPIEKSKPLFFHSVPTQFSTTIDCVPVTRSNSLPFVESTRMAHDRVGSSKLPSLTRQPLNTSSSSLLHSNNLATSSVDFPNSHPRALVRQTAVDDLPLSNAVYYYSPSEEMKETKKPGAGGEGVNTKCKKSTQRKLKMFSQEKWQMYGDETFKKIYQKMKSSQTAKKLNQRGGKATDNIGFTPDPKEAASSDGVIQPKDGRSSLSGNLSSPLTISTTELNTVESKTCPIGNHVLHGVSSKENAGRFTELMETAHSINAGEQSVISKTSQKHGCSNKHSSDKYTGGNNMLVAVGSHETRLQLKQRASQLNSNMLNTDSLQMHNSQLEESCPGSESNTLVLHSENLLKSDGENHSSKETSQHAQMALRAHNCSSGESTQEFQKLPSERKKLKVDELKSGDNTALKSSPSSENNTVGETVKLIDCYSVHAVSPAIVKQSAKEGEQNSRTDINESISSAEGMEDEKTMKLHIEPIYYSDNTANLLPQSKASLSEFLVPELKRDNCSSFALSKVTDTGAKTCPVTAGAKVPLHSGDDAGVSSTTQNLELGQVTPPLKKNAFSPKYILKLPQEESTTDLSLLVEPGQDSMPGISLPVLITKTSCTINSRTVSADSGAVFLSPLEFELRHQARAVGLRWGVHTNWKALVPFSPVNSTTTNITTKINDSFQNQSCRQKEIMKDTWKETEDKDNLSDRMQADKKWISTTACSAQTTGKKVCFTSMYTGGFFISADIKGENQVLRHLHSGNNSLIMTTSSGKGATSSGDTEQTGMGWDTDGSSSGILKDTSPVLQDLQYSVRSMDNSNYFCHSFGTFYCHTLSTQHKELPALSQISLTCLSGNSRISSTKGSFPSLNAEPQLTWCCLTRSLPLPAEQKEKADSAYSSLHICKKNSGSEGTLSKCEFSFIKMKNISKTVPYGFTSGNLKTLVSSFSQGEQPQKQSSSKTGGSGASENISEREKKEILCRREKFTTNKSKRSHKQKKMKSNQKWSKGNHMHGYTQLKTNRLSKQHWLPNRTLDSLKKHQLLHTHESLNQCEKCHPPVSNLQDNYLPQQEELSCPTSDKPVSKGNNHKKEDRNHKNNSGIFSPAGHSSSFTQKGKLDGKDVPIPIEKHSRGNLFLQNFNATPGLPMVTYSCSSPAKAAMRQTNNDLDICCLVTQPLMLQKSFPVEPQPNAHSDPVESSFWSFPFDFVGTGTCCQHASMGSEVTAPFFLCPKADHKNILNVESQGQSSAALYPLVQTSGKEEHPMEGNSYSSLKEKLTPSSKTVCSASLGSKVNTLPEISITSTSLPSTANIQGINSSENSSHGCMDKNGAYLQSDGHRRLNETGTSTFKQPSFPFSPTESTASSETPSKTYKKRGLEMIRKQTRVEYDDTSSDDEDRLVIEI, via the exons atggaggcacagaggcaACCTCATTCCACAGTTGCACTAGCTGATCAACCAGTTGAAGTCTCATCTCTTCAGGCTGCACAGGGTTCATCAAGTATAGGACAGAGTCCTGTGATTTTTCAGCAGGAACAAGCCCTGCCTCAGACTATATACCTGAAAGCCCTTACCATACCAGTATATCATCCTATCCAGTCAGGATGCTATCAGTCAAACAACCAGTTAGCAGCTGGTGGAAGCAGCATAAATCTAGACAGCAGTAATATGCCTTTAATCCTAAACCcacttctgcattcagagaggaTAGATCAGCCTCAGTCAGTTGCTCAGAAACAAGCAGGGCAAACTTTGACATTAAACCTAGTTAGTTCACCGGTTTTACCATCAAGTTCCTGTCCAAATGCACCTGTTGGAAGCCCAGGGAAATCCAAAAATGCCGGAAAGTACATCTGTAAACACTGCGGACGAGATTGCCTGAAGCCAAGTGTTCTTGAGAAACATATTCGCTcacacacaggggagaggccctttCCCTGCACCACCTGTGGTATTGCATTTAAAACTCAAAGCAATTTGTATAAACACAGAAGAACCCAAACACACGTCAACAATACCAAGCTGCCCTCAGGGTCTGACAACAGTGGCATATTAGAGGAGAATGAGAAGGCAACAGACAGCATCATGTCACATCAGGGTGCAAAACGAGACAACAATGTCTGTGAAAAGCAGGGGGCAGGGATTAAACAAATAATTTCAGAGACTAGTACCACAGTGGACACTAAGAAATTTCCATCCATTATTTCACTGCCAACACTGAATGCTTTATCGCTTACATCAGAAAGTCAGAAGATAACAATTGACGATTCCTATTGGCCAGAGGCAAGTCAGGGTGCCTCTGAAAGAGAACAAATGCAAGATCCCCCAAACCTATCTTCTCCAGTAGTTTTGCCAGACAGTTTACACCAGAGAAAGAAGATACAGGAACAAAGATTCTCAACAGCAAATAAACATATTCAATTGCAAAGGCAGCAAGCAACTTATTCAGATAAGCAATGGGACTGCAAACTATCTGACTATAAGCTAAAAAAGTGTGAGAGCACGGATTCTGGATATCTGTCACGCTCTGATAGTACAGAACAACAGATGTtgacctccagccccctgcatagTCTTTGTGAACAAAGCACAGAGCTGGAAAATGAAACTGCCTTCGGTGGCTTAAGGTGCACAGCAGGAAGTAGTGCAAAACTGGATTCAGCTGAGAAAGCAACAGCCTTGATGCTAGAGAAAAAgaagctggaagagcatatctCAAAACTGATCTCTCATAACAAAGCTGTGGTGGATGATACCCAATTAGACAATGTTAGACCCAGAAAAACAGTGCTTTCCAAGCAGGGCAGTATTGATCTGCCAATGCCTTACACATACAAAGACTCCTTCCATTTTGACATCAGATCTCTTGATGTGAACAGGAAAAAGAATCTTTCCCTTTGTTCAGCAAAATCTACCTTTACACCCATAGAAAAATCCAAGCCATTGTTTTTTCATTCAGTCCCCACACAATTCTCGACAACAATAGACTGTGTGCCTGTCACAAGAAGCAACTCTTTGCCATTTGTAGAGAGCACAAGAATGGCACACGACAGAGTGGGTAGCTCAAAACTACCATCTCTCACTAGGCAGCCCCTGAATACTAGCTCTTCTAGCTTGTTGCATAGCAACAACCTTGCTACAAGTTCAGTGGATTTTCCTAACAGCCATCCCCGTGCACTTGTCAGACAAACAGCAGTGGATGATTTGCCACTAAGTAACGCAGTCTATTATTATTCTCCTTCTGAGGAGATGAAAGAAACTAAaaagcctggagctggaggagaaggAGTGAACACTAAATGTAAGAAGTCAactcaaaggaaattaaaaatgttcTCTCAGGAAAAATGGCAGATGTATGGTGATGAAACATTCAAGAAAATCTACCAAAAAATGAAAAGCAGTCAAACCGCCAAGAAACTGAATCAAAGAGGGGGAAAGGCAACAGACAATATAGGCTTCACCCCTGATCCAAAGGAAGCAGCCAGTAGTGATGGAGTTATTCAGCCAAAAGATGGTAGGAGCTCTTTAAGTGGGAATCTTTCCTCCCCTCTGACCATTTCTACAACAGAATTAAACACTGTGGAATCAAAAACCTGTCCCATTGGTAATCATGTACTACACGGTGTTTCCtcaaaagagaatgcaggcagattTACAGAACTAATGGAAACAGCACATTCAATAAATGCTGGTGAACAGAGTGTAATAAGCAAAACTTCCCAGAAACATGGCTGCAGCAACAAACATAGTTCAGATAAATATACAGGTGGCAATAATATGTTAGTAGCTGTAGGCAGTCATGAAACGAGGCTTCAACTTAAGCAGAGAGCTAGTCAATTAAACTCTAACATGCTGAACACTGATAGTCTGCAAATGCATAATAGTCAATTGGAAGAGTCATGTCCTGGGAGCGAATCCAATACTCTCGTATTACATAgtgaaaatcttttaaaaagtgatggaGAAAACCACAGTAGTAAAGAAACTTCTCAACATGCACAGATGGCCTTAAGGGCACACAACTGCAGCAGTGGTGAATCTACACAGGAATTCCAAAAGCTACCATCAGAGAGAAAAAAACTGAAGGTCGACGAGCTGAAGAGTGGAGATAATACAGCTCTAAAATCCAGTCCCAGCAGCGAAAATAATACAGTAGGTGAAACAGTGAAATTGATAGACTGTTATAGTGTACATGCCGTCTCCCCAGCAATAGTTAAACAGTCAGCTAAAGAAGGAGAGCAGAATTCAAGGACAGACATTAATGAATCGATCAGCAGTGCTGAAGGCATGGAAGATGAGAAAACCATGAAACTCCACATAGAACCCATATATTATAGTGATAATACTGCTAACCTTCTTCCACAATCAAAAGCTTCACTTTCTGAATTTCTGGTGCCTGAGTTAAAGAGAGATAATTGTAGTTCTTTTGCCTTAAGTAAGGTGACAGATACAGGAGCCAAAACATGTCCTGTGACAGCAGGAGCAAAAGTGCCACTTCATAGTGGTGATGATGCTGGTGTATCTTCCACTACTCAAAATCTGGAGCTTGGTCAGGTAACTCCACCTctaaagaaaaatgcattttctccAAAGTACATCCTTAAATTACCGCAAGAAGAGAGTACTACAGACCTGTCACTTTTAGTGGAACCAGGGCAGGACAGCATGCCCGGTATTTCTCTGCCAGTTCTGATAACCAAAACTTCCTGCACTATCAACAGTAGGACAGTCAGTGCTGATTCTGGTGCTGTGTTTTTGTCCCCATTAGAATTTGAATTGAGACACCAGGCCAGAGCAGTAGGGCTAAGATGGGGTGTACATACAAACTGGAAGGCTCTGGTACCTTTTTCACCAGTCAACTCAACAACAACTAACATTACAACCAAGATAAATGACAGCTTTCAGAACCAAAGCTGCAGGCAGAAGGAAATAATGAAAGACACCTGGAAAGAGACTGAGGATAAAGATAACTTAAGTGATCGAATGCAAGCGGACAAGAAGTGGATAAGTACAACTGCTTGCTCTGCACAAACCACAGGGAAGAAAGTATGCTTTACTTCTATGTATACAGGTGGCTTTTTCATATCTGCAGACATCAAAGGAGAGAATCAGGTCTTACGCCACCTTCACTCAGGAAATAACTCTTTAATAATGACAACTTCATCAGGCAAAGGGGCAACCTCTAGTGGGGACACTGAACAGACAGGCATGGGATGGGATACAGACGGTAGCTCTTCAGGCATCCTTAAGGACACTTCACCAGTGTTGCAGGATTTACAGTATTCTGTGCGTTCAATGGACAATTCCAATTATTTTTGCCATTCCTTTGGCACGTTTTATTGCCACACCCTCAGTACTCAACATAAGGAACTCCCTGCACTGTCCCAAATCAGTTTGACTTGTCTCTCGGGAAACTCAAGGATCTCAAGCACAAAGGGTTCCTTCCCATCACTAAATGCTGAGCCTCAATTAACTTGGTGTTGTTTAACCAGGAGCCTTCCTCTACCTGCTGAGCAAAAGGAGAAGGCTGACTCTGCTTACTCTTCCTTGCACATCTGCAAGAAAAATTCTGGTAGTGAAGGCACATTGTCAAAATGTGAATTTtcttttatcaaaatgaaaaatattagcaAGACTGTGCCCTATGGCTTCACCTCTGGGAATTTAAAAACACTGGTTTCATCCTTTTCACAGGGAGAGCAGCCACAGAAG CAGTCCAGTTCAAAGACTGGAGGAAGTGGAGCTTCAGAAAATATTTCAGAGCGAGAGAAGAAAGAAATACTTTGCAGAAGGGAAAAATTCACAACAAATAAATCCAAGAGGAgccataaacagaaaaaaatgaaaagcaaccAAAAATG GTCCAAAGGGAACCACATGCATGGATATACTCAGTTGAAAACTAACAGGCTGAGCAAGCAACACTGGCTTCCAAACAGGACACTAGATTCTCTGAAAAAGCATCAGCTGCTCCACACACACGAAAGCCTTAATCAATGTGAGAAATGCCACCCTCCTGTGTCAAATTTGCAAG ATAATTATCTCCCCCAGCAAGAGGAGCTATCTTGCCCCACCTCAGACAAGCCAGTATCCAAAGGGAATAATCATAAGAAAGAAGACAGGAATCACAAAAATAACTCAGGAATATTTTCACCAGCTGGGCATTCAAGCAGCTTCACGCAAAAAGGCAAACTGGATGGAAAA GATGTTCCTATACCAATCGAGAAACACTCAAGAGGCAATCTCTTTCTTCAGAACTTTAATGCAACTCCAGGATTACCTATGGTAACATACTCATGTTCATCACCAGCTAAAGCAGCCATGCGACAAACCAACAATGACCTGGACATCTGCTGTTTAGTGACTCAACCTCTCATGCTTCAGAAATCATTTCCAGTGGAGCCACAGCCAAATGCTCATTCTGACCCTGTGGAGTCCTCTTTTTGGtcttttccttttgattttgtAGGCACAGGCACATGCTGCCAGCATGCGAGTATGGGTTCAGAGGTTACTGCTCCTTTTTTCTTATGTCCGAAAGCTGACCACAAAAATATACTCAATGTAGAGTCACAAGGTCAAAGTTCTGCTGCATTATACCCATTGGTCCAGACCTCAGGAAAGGAGGAACATCCAATGGAAGGAAATTCATACTCATCTCTGAAGGAGAAACTTACTCCTAGTTCCAAAACTGTGTGTTCAGCTTCATTGGGATCAAAGGTAAACACCCTTCCTGAGATATCAATCACAAGTACTAGCTTACCTAGCACAGCTAATATACAGGGGATAAACTCTTCTGAAAACAGTTCTCATGGATGCATGGACAAGAATGGAGCCTACTTACAATCAGATGGCCATCGAAGACTTAATGAAACTGGCACTAGTACTTTTAAACAGCCCTCATTTCCCTTCAGTCCCACAGAGTCCACAGCTAGCTCTGAAACACCTTCCAAAACATACAAAAAAAGAGGTTTAGAGATGATAAGGAAACAAACCCGAGTGGAATACGATGACACAAGCAGTGATGATGAAGACAGGCTAGTTATAGAAATATAG